The sequence ATATAAATCTGAAGAATTTTTATCTGGACAATTTACACGTATACAACGCCCAAAAACTTCTATATCAATAGATTTTAATGACATAAACTGTTCTCAATAAATAATTAATTAAAAAATATAGTATACCTTTTATTCCTAATAACTTAATTTTTAAAAACATATTTATAAAATTTTAATTATAAATAAAATTCTTTAACTCCATTAGAATCACTAATTAATAGTACATCAGCTTTTCTAAAACAGAACAATCCTACTTCTACAACTCCAGGAATATTCTTTATTTGAAATTCTAAGTCAATCGAATAAAAAATATTTAAATCATATACATCAATAATATGATTGCCATTATCAGTAATAAAATTTTTTCTATATTTTGGAATACCTCCTAATTTTTTTATTTCTCGAGATACATACTTTAACGCCATAGGTATTACTTCAATAGGAATCGGATAATTATTAAATTTATTTACATACTTAGATTGATCTACAATACATAAAAATTTTTTTGAAGCGGATGCTATAATCTTTTCTCTTGTCAAAGCCCCCCCTCCTCCTTTAATCATTTCAAATGTAGAATTTACTTGATCAGCACTATCAATATAAATCGCTAAATCTTCTAATTCATTTAAATTAAATATAGGAATATTAAAAATTTTTAATAGATTATCTGAAACTGACGAACTAGATACCGCTCCTTTAATTAGGTGAGATATTGTAGATAATGCCTCAATGAAAAACCGTACCGTTGAACCAGACCCAATACCAATAATAGAATTTTTAGGAATATATGACAAAGCATATTGCGCAACAGACTTTTTTAACGTATCAGACATATATTCTCCATAATACATTAAAAATAATAATAAAAAAATATTCAATAATATTAAAAATATTTAAAAATAAATTTAATTATTATTAAAACTATTGATATTAAAAATATTTAAAAAAAAATAAAATTTAATTTTTTAAAAAAATTATTAATAAAATTAATTAAATTTTTATAAAAAGATAATAAAATCTTTATAAAAAATAAATTTTATATCTGGGGTACCTGGATTCGAACCAGGGATGCCGGTATCAAAAACCGGTGCCGTAACCTCTTGGCTATACCCCAATATTTATGATATTATAAATGAAAATATTAAAATAAATGATAATTTATACGGAAGGCGAGACTTGAACTCGCAAACTTTTCAGTGCCAGAACCTAAATCTGGTGCGTCTACCATTTTCGCCACTCCCGCAAAAAAAAATATAAAATATTATTTTTATGGCTACAACGAGAATCGAACTCGTGACCTCAGCGTTATGAGTGCTGCGCTCTAACCAACTGAGCTACATAGCCAAATTGTTATTGAATATTTTATTTGAATAATAATTTTACACAATTATAATCATTTTTACAATAAAAATTTAAAAATAAAATATTTTTTATTATAAAAATATAAAATATTAATTTTCATAATACATTAACTAAAATTATTAAAGGTATTTTTATGAAAACTAAAAAAAAAAATTTTATTACGAAAATAGTAGAAAAATCAATTCTTAAGCAACCACGTCGTAAAATAAAAACAAGATTTCCTCCTGAACCAAATGGTTATTTACATATAGGGCATGCAAAATCTATATATTTAAATTTTAATATCGCATATCGATACAAAGGAGAATGCCATTTAAGATTTGATGATACTAATCCAAAAAAAGAAAAAATCAAATACATTCATGCAATAAAAAAAGATATAAAATGGCTAGGTTTTAATTGGTACCAAAAACCAACATATACTTCAGATTATTTTGATAAATTATATAAATATGCTATTCAGTTAATCCGAAAAAATCTTGCGTATGTAGAAGAATTAAATCCACAAGAAATTAAAAAATATAGAGGAACATTAAAAAAATCTGGGAAAAATAGTCCCTTTAGAAATAGAACTATTCAAGAAAATTTAATTCTCTTTAAAAAAATGAAACTTGGGGTTTTCCCAGAAAAATCTATGTGCTTACGAGCAAAAATAAATATGGAATCTTCATCTATTATTTTACGAGATCCAATCTTATATCGAATTATTTTTTCTAAACACCATCGAACTCATAAAAAATGGTGCATTTATCCTATGTATGATTTTTCACACTGTATTGTAGATGCTTTAGAAAATATTACTCATTCTTTATGTACACTTGAATTTC comes from Buchnera aphidicola (Cinara strobi) and encodes:
- the rpiA gene encoding ribose-5-phosphate isomerase RpiA; its protein translation is MSDTLKKSVAQYALSYIPKNSIIGIGSGSTVRFFIEALSTISHLIKGAVSSSSVSDNLLKIFNIPIFNLNELEDLAIYIDSADQVNSTFEMIKGGGGALTREKIIASASKKFLCIVDQSKYVNKFNNYPIPIEVIPMALKYVSREIKKLGGIPKYRKNFITDNGNHIIDVYDLNIFYSIDLEFQIKNIPGVVEVGLFCFRKADVLLISDSNGVKEFYL